The window CTGCGCATCATTTCCGAAAACCTGCGCGCCGCCAGCGCCGACCTCGCGCGCGATCCCTCGAAGCTGATCTTCAGCAAACCCCCCAAACCTTCGAAGGTGATGGAGCCCGAACCCGCCCGCAAACGATGATCCGCGCCGCTCTTCTCCCCCTGCTCGCCGGCTCCCTGCTCCTCGCGGGTTGCGGGTCGTTCACCCCGCCGCCGAAGCCCCGATATTTCACCCTCGATCCCGGCAAACCCGCGTCGCTCCGGATGCTGCGCGCCGGCGATCTGCCGGCCACGGCAGCGGTGAGCTTCGTCGACGTCGCCGCTCCATTCGCCGCCGACGGCTTCGTTTACCAGACCGGAAACCACCGCTGGGAGGTCGATCCCTACAACCAGTTCCTCGTCTCACCGGCCGACATGATGACGTCCGTGCTACGGAGTTGGATGCGCGACTCGGGCCTCTACGGCGAAGTCGCCGTCCCCGGAGCCGGCGGCGGGCAGGATTACTTCATCGATTGCGATCTCACGGAGCTCTATGGCGACTTCCGGACGGGCTCCCCCACGGCCACGCTCACGCTCCAGGTGCAGGTCTCGCGGCAGACGGACAAGGGCCGCGTGATCGCGCTCCGCAGGAATTTTACCAAGACAATTCCGGTGGCGCGACGCACGCCGGAAGCTCTGGTCGAAGCCTGGAACGAGGCCCTGCGCCAGGAGCTAAACCTGCTTCTCCGCGTGCTGGGCGAGTTGCGGAGCTGATTCCCGCTCGAGCCGCGAGGCGGCCAGCAGGATGCCCGAGGCTTTGTCGAGCGTCTCCTGCCATTCCTGCTCCGGCTCCGAATCTGCGACGATCCCGGCGCCGACATGGAACGTCGCCTCGCCCTCGGTCATCACGACCGAGCGAATGGCGATGTTGAAGTGACTCTCCCCGTTGTAGCCCAGAAAGCCGACCGCGCCGGTGTAAATGCCCCGCGGCGCGGGCTCCAACTCGGCAATAATCTCCAGCGCACGCTTCTTCGGAGCGCCGGAGATCGAGCCGCCCGGAAAACACGCCGCCAGCGCCTCGACGTGCGAGACCTCGGGCCGCAGCGTGCCCTCGACGGTGGAAACGAGGTGAAACACCTGCTCGAACCGCTCGAGATGCAGCAGATCGGTGACGTGCACGCTGCCGTATTCGCAGACACGGCCGAGATCGTTGCGCTCGAGGTCGGTGATCATCACCAGCTCCGAGATTTCCTTCGGTGACGTGATCAATTCGTAGGCGGAGCGCTCGTCCGCATCGCCGGCTTCCCGTCGCGGACGGGTGCCTTTGATCGGGCTCGTCTTCATCTGCCGGCCGCTCATCCGCAGAAAACACTCGGGCGACGCCGACAGGACGGTCGTCTCGCCCAGCGCGAAATATCCGGAATACGGCGCCGGCGAATAGTTCCGCAGCGCCGCGTAAAACGGCCACGCCTCGCCCGCCCAGTCGGCCCGAAAGCGATGCGCGAGGCACACCTGATAAATGTCTCCCGCGGCGATGTAGTCCTGCGCCCGGCGCACCATGCCGCAATACGTCTCCCGAAGAATGTCGGGCCGGAAGTCCAGAGGGGGGCCCGATGCCGGCAGCGCCCTCCCGGGCAGCACGGGATCGCCGAAGGCCAGCCAGCGATCCTCGGCATGGACATAGGCCAGCAGGTCGCGGTAGAGCCCGAACCGATACGAGCCGTCGAAGGCAAACCAGCCGATCGCCGCGCCGTGCGGCAAGCCGGAGTCGCCATGCTCGACCTCCCGGGCCGCGAGCGCCGCCTGCAGGCGCGGCCAGTCCGACGGCCCGCCCTCGAGGATTTCCTCCGGTTCACAGGCCAGGATCGACACCGCCGCCGGCCCTTCGAGCGAGGAATCCAGAAACACCATGCCGCGACGACCCGCCAGGCCGGCGGCCGCTTCCACCGGGGTCAGCGGAAGCGCAATCTCGCGAAACTGGGACGGGCGGCGGGTCATGGGTGACGGCTTGCCAAGACAGAATAAACCTGTTTCGTTTGCAAGTCCCAGTCGCCTGCCGCTGTTAACCGCGATCCATGAAGAAACGCCTGCTCCCGCTCACCGCCGCCTCCCTCATTGCCATCGTGCACCCGGCGCTGTCGCAGGAACCCGCCGCCAGCGCGACGCCCACACCTCTTCCGTCGCCTACGGCGACCCCGGCTCCCTCTTCGACTCCCGCCACCGCCGGCGCGGAGGTCGCCCCGGCCGCAGCCGATTCCAGCTCGAAGGCCTCGACCGCCTCGCCGGCGGAAATCGAAGCCGCGGGAAAAGCCGACGCGAATACGGTGGCGGAGTCTCCCGAGGTGCCCGGTGATCAGGCGCCCTCGCCCGTGACGGCAACGACTTCGGACTCCGAAGCCGCCGGTAACGTCGCCGAGCCTTCGCCCAGCCCTTCCGCCTCCCCCGCCGCCGCAAGCGACGCCGATATTCTTCCCGAGCCCACCGACGCGAGCCTCGGCGCCCCGCTGGAGCCGCCGCCCGACGCTCCGCTGCCGACCAACGACGTCTCGCCCTCCGACCTGCCGAATCCCGACAGCCTCATCCCTTCCGGCGTGTCCGATTCGGATTCCGAGCTCACCCCGCCGGCCGCGCCAACGGTGCGCGAGAATAAATTCGACCAGGATCGCAAACTTCAGGTGCGCTATCAGGAAGTGAAGCTCCAGGCGCTCAAGGATCCGTCGATTCGCAGCCTGAACGAACAGGCCGAGAAGGCGAAGACCGATGAAATGAAGCGGCAGGCGCTGCGGGAATACTACCGTCTGCTTTTCGCAAAAATGAC of the Chthoniobacterales bacterium genome contains:
- a CDS encoding ABC-type transport auxiliary lipoprotein family protein, producing the protein MIRAALLPLLAGSLLLAGCGSFTPPPKPRYFTLDPGKPASLRMLRAGDLPATAAVSFVDVAAPFAADGFVYQTGNHRWEVDPYNQFLVSPADMMTSVLRSWMRDSGLYGEVAVPGAGGGQDYFIDCDLTELYGDFRTGSPTATLTLQVQVSRQTDKGRVIALRRNFTKTIPVARRTPEALVEAWNEALRQELNLLLRVLGELRS
- a CDS encoding anthranilate synthase component I family protein — protein: MTRRPSQFREIALPLTPVEAAAGLAGRRGMVFLDSSLEGPAAVSILACEPEEILEGGPSDWPRLQAALAAREVEHGDSGLPHGAAIGWFAFDGSYRFGLYRDLLAYVHAEDRWLAFGDPVLPGRALPASGPPLDFRPDILRETYCGMVRRAQDYIAAGDIYQVCLAHRFRADWAGEAWPFYAALRNYSPAPYSGYFALGETTVLSASPECFLRMSGRQMKTSPIKGTRPRREAGDADERSAYELITSPKEISELVMITDLERNDLGRVCEYGSVHVTDLLHLERFEQVFHLVSTVEGTLRPEVSHVEALAACFPGGSISGAPKKRALEIIAELEPAPRGIYTGAVGFLGYNGESHFNIAIRSVVMTEGEATFHVGAGIVADSEPEQEWQETLDKASGILLAASRLERESAPQLAQHAEKQV